The DNA sequence CGATGTAATAGGTATTTCCCGTGGGGGCTATATGGAAATCAAGAAATCTGCCTTTGGTAGTAGACGAAGAATATTTATAGAATCAGATGGTTCGGGAAATCTTATCAAGAAATATTATGTCGGAGGTTCGCAACGAAGTTTTGATGCCGAAGGGCGCAAATGGTTATCGGAAATTCTTCTCGAAGTAGTAAGGAGCACGACTTTGGGGGCCGAAAAAAGAGTTGACCGCATGTATGGAAAGGGAGGGTCGTATGCAGTATTGAAAGAGGTTGACAAGATTGAAAGTAACCATGTAAAGGCCAGATACATAAAACTGTTACTTGAAAAAAAACCTAAGAGCACTGATTTGATTTCAATATTGAATGCTGTGGGCGAAATCGACTCTGACCACCATAAGGCAGATATCTTGAAGCGATATAGCAGCACCTTTTTGACAACCGAAAAAGCTACTAGCGCTTATATCACAACGACGGGTAATATAGACTCCGATCACCACAAAGCAGATGTGCTGAAGAAGTCTATTCGTGATGGCAATATTACCGATACCCAAATGAAAGCCCTTTTTGTTATTGCCGAAGACATCAATTCAGATCATCATAAGGCCAGTGTACTTTTAGAGGCCATGCGCAATCGTCAACTTACCCCCAACAACGTTAAGCTGCTGGTCAATACTTCAAAAGATATTGATTCAGACCATCACAAGGCAACGGTATTACGTGAAGCCTTAAAAACCGAAAAACTATCGCAAAGTGCTTACCATACTTTGTTGAATTCGGTTGAAAATATGAGTTCAGACCACCATATCGCCTCGATTTTTGCCGATATGGCCAAAAATGAGCTCGATGATGAAGCTTTGGGGCATTTGTTGAAACTTGTCGAGGAAAACATGGACTCAGACAGCCATCGGGCCAATGTGCTCAAAAAAGTGGTGTACCACCAAAAACTGAAATCCAGTTCTTTGAACGAATTTCTTGAGGCATTGACAGGGATCAACTCTGACCATCACAAGGCAGAAGTTTTTAAGAACCTTGCCAAGCAGAAATTTACAGAAGAACAGTTGATCACGATTTTACGGGCAACCCATTCTATCAACTCTGACTATCACAAAGCAGAATCGTTGCTCCGGTTTTCATCGGTTGTCAATGAGAGCTCAAGTACCGTTAAAGATGCATATCGGTCTGCCTGTATGGACATAGACTCTGATTCTCATTTGGGCAGGGCGATTAAGGCAGTGAATTAACCAACCATTTTTTTAAAGCACCGAAATACTCAATTATTAATGAGTATTTTGGTGTTATGGAATGGCCAGATTTATACCGACCAAACATGTGGAAACATCTTGCAATTGCCACCGTAGGATTTCTTCTTGGCATTTCACTTCATGGTTTTTTGAGTTTCAATACCGACGAAATACTCTTAGAGCACTACTTGAGCGGCGTTTTGGGTATTTTGATCGGTTATGCCATTTTCTATAGCAATTCATTTTTAAACCGCCTCTGGCCTTGGCGAAAACACCCTGGCCTTCGTCTTTTTGTCGGATTGATCTTTGATTTGCTCCTTTCTTTTTTTCTGGTCTTTCTTTCTATTTGGCTCTATATGGCTATCATGAAATCACCGATGGGAACATTCGATTTTCAAAAACTATTGATCAAGATCGGCATTCTGCTCTTCTGCGTTTCATTGGTTTACAACATTTTCTATTTCGCTTTTTACTCCTATAACCATTATGCCGCCGGACAACTGATGGAGTTGAAATTGGAACGCAGACAGGCAGAGCTGCAGTTGACAACCTTGAAATCGCAATTGAGCCCCCATTTTCTTTTCAATAGCATTAATTCGCTCTCATCATTATTTCAAAAAGACGTTGTCAAGGCCGAGTTGTTCATAAGGGCTTTGGCCAAGTCTTATGATTACGTATTGAAAAACCATCGTGCAAGCTTGGTGACGGTAGGTGATGAGCTTCAATTTGTTGAAGCCTATGCCCAACTTATGAAAACACGCTTTGCAGAGGGGTTTGAACTGCAGGTCGACTTATCAGAAAGTGTTCGTAAAAGCAAGATTCCCCCTTTGACCCTGCAAATTTTGGTAGAGAATGCGCTCAAGCACAATGTTATGGACAGTAATCATTCGTTGTCTGTAAAAATCGATGCGGATAAAAATCACATTCAGGTGAAGAACAACAAGACCAGGCCCAAACAACAGCTTCGGTCTACCAAGATAGGATTAAAGAACATTGCATCTCGATATCGACTATTGAACCAAAATGGAATCGAGGTTTTTGATAAAGAACATTTTACGGTCAAACTGCCGATTCTGATATGAGAAGGTTATTTATACACCACCCTCTATTTCGCTTGCTGAGTCCTCTTTTTAGCGGCACCTTGGTCTATCTATTGATTTTATTGATCCACAATAACATTGAACAGCTCAGGGAAACCTTTTTGGGGCAAGAACTGTATGTCTGTATCGGTCTTGCATATTTGATACAAGAGCTGGTCAGGCTATCACTCTTGCTTTTCAAAAAGATGAATGCGGTCAAATCATTCTTGCTGAGGGCGGCCATTCAAATTTTGGTTTCGGTGGGGGCAACCATATTCTTGGTTTCGACAGCGATGTTTCTTTATTTCAAGCTTGTACTGCTGTACACCCCTAATCTTATGGAACTTTACGTTTTCAACGCCCTCTTTTCGTGTATAGCCCTGGTATATGTGGTACTTTACTTCGGTCATTATTTTCTCTATCGCATCAATACCGAAAAACTTAAAAAAGAAGTCGATGCCAAAAATCAGATCGAGGAAGACTTCATAAGGTTCAAAAAGGGAATTAATCCTGACTTGCTTTTCGAGAGCCTGGAAGCGATGCTTGTGTTGATGAAGAAAGAACCCAATAGGGCCGAGCAGCTTTCAGATCACTTTTCCGCGGTATATCGATATATTTTGTCAAGAGGCAATATAGAATTGGTGCCTTTCACCGAAGAACTCAAGATTTTGGATGAATTGGTGGCCCTTCTCAACCACTTGCCCCATCGAAAAATAGTCTTGAAGAAAACGGTTTCATCTGAAAATTGGGTGGTGCCGGCGAGTTTTTTGACCTTGACCGAACACATTGTCAGAAGCAATATCCCCTCTGAAAATGGGCGACTTGAACTGGCCATAGCCGAAGATGAAAATGATATTCTATTGAAATATCGACCAGAAGAGCGTTTACAGATGACCCTTTCCGAAGAACATTTTGCCGATATTGAGAGAAGCTATTCATTTTATACCGATTCAAAAGTAAGGCTTCATCATGTCGACCAAATAAAAACCATTGCACTGCCAAAACTGAACTACCATGAAAGTAGCCATCATTGAAGACGAGCCCCTGGCTGCAGAAAAACTTCAGCGTTATCTTCAAAAGTTCAATGAAGAGATAGAGGTTCTCTGTACACTTGACTCATTGAAGTCAGCTATTCCATGGGTAGCAAAGAACAAAAATGAAGTCGATTTGTTTTTTATGGATGTACAGCTCAGCGATGGGTTGAGCTTTGAGATCTTTTCCCATGAAGAAATCGACAAACCGGTGATTTTCACGACAGCTTTTGATGAATTTGCTGTCGATGCCTTTAAGGTGAACAGTATTGATTATCTCTTGAAACCTATCACTTTCACAGACCTTTCAAAGGCTTTGAAAAAGCTAAAAAGGCTGCAACAACAATTTTCCAGACCGCAAGAGGTCGCCGCCACGATAGAAAAACTATCAAACAAGTCGTACAAAGACCGTTTTTTGGTCAGTATCGGGAATCATATCCGCTCTATACCCGTAAATGATATCATTGCCTTTCAAGCAGAGGGTAGAGATGTCTCGTTGTTCACTTCTGAAGGAAAAGAATATCTCATCGAATACAAGCTTGAGGCCCTAAAAGAGTTGTTGGATCCAAAACATTTTTTTCGCGTAAACAGAAGTTTCATCGTCGCCCTAAATGCCATTAATGATGTGACCGTGTACTCGAATCGTAGACTGAAACTCATTTTAAAACACAGAATGGACGGGGAAATCGTTGTCAGCCGTGAAAAGGTGGGCGACTTTAAAAAGTGGTTTGCCGGTGGCTAATTGTTTTAGAAATTAATACCTTAAACCAAAATACACATCATGAGAATGACAGCGATTTTGGCCGTGTTTGTTTTATTGGCCTCTTGCCAACCAGAAGTTCAATACGATATAGTGCTCAAAAACGGAATCATTTATGACGGTAATGGAGGTAGTCCCTTTTCCGCTGACATAGGCATCAATGGCGATACTATTGCCACGATTGCCGAAACCGGTGCACTTTCAGGTACCGAGGTGGTCGACGTAAACGGATTGGCCGTTGCACCTGGCTTCATCAACATGCTCAGTTGGGCAAATGTTTCTCTTCTGGAAGATGGCCGCTCTCAAAGCGATATTCGACAGGGCGTAACCTTAGAAGTAATGGGCGAGGGTCGATCGATGGGGCCATTGAGCGCCGATATGAAACAAGAAATGTTGAATAACCAGGGCGATATAAAGTTTGATGTTCCATGGATGACCTTGGGCGAATACCTGCAATATCTAGAGGACAAAGGCGTATCGACCAATGTGACCTCGTTCGTTGGCAACGGCACTTTGCGCAGGCACGTTATCGGTTATGAAAATCGCCCTGCCACTGCTGAAGAACTCGAAAAGATGAAGCAATTGACCGCCCAGGCGATGGAAGAAGGGGCTGTGGGCATCAGTAGTTCACTCTTATATGCCCCGAGTATGTATGCCAGTACCGAAGAATTGATCGAACTGGCAAAGGTGTCCGGCGAACATAATGGAATGTATATTTCACACATTCGCAATGAAGGTGACCAATTGCTTGAAAGCCTTGATGAATTGATTCATATTGGCAAAGAAGCCGATGTCAGGGCCGAGGTGTACCATTTAAAAGCTTCTGCAAAGCACAATTGGAACAAACTCGATGTGGCCATTGAAAAGATTGATTCTGCCCGTAACGCCGGGCTTGATATTACCGCTGACATCTATACCTACAATGCCAGTTCTACAGGCTTGCACGTACAATTGCCCGATTGGGCCAGGGAAGGGGGCATTGCCGCTATGTTGGAACGGCTGGCCGACCCTGCCAATCGAAAAAAAGCCATTGGGGAACTGGAATTTAGAAATGCTCCGGAAACCATTCTGTTGGTGGGATTTAGAACAGGGAAATTGAGGAAATATATCGGCAAATACCTTCCTGAAGTAGCACAAGAATTGGGTAAGTCAGTAGAGGAAACCTTGGTCGATTTGATCGTTGAGGACGGCAGTCGCATTCAAGTGGTTTATTTTTCCATGTCAGAAGACAATATCAAGAAAAAGCTCGCCCAGCCTTGGGTCAGTATTTGTTCAGATGCCGGTTCGTATACCAATGAAGGGGTATTTGTCAAGCAGAGCACACATCCGCGGGCATATGGATCCTTCATTAGGGTACTTGGTAAGTTCGCCCGTGATGAAGGCGTGATTTCTTTAGAGGAAGGCATTCGCCGAATGACCTCCCTTCCCGCAGAAAATTTGAAATTGATAGATCGCGGTAGGTTGGCGGAAGGCTATTTTGCCGATATTGTGGTTTTTGACCCCAAGAAAGTGAACGATAAGGCTACTTTCACCGATCCCCATCAATATGCAGAGGGCGTTGTACACGTATTTGTCAATGGTGGCCACGTGCTGAAAGATGGCGAACATACCGGGGCAACTCCCGGAAGGTTTGTTAAAGGTCCGGGTTATATTGAAAAGAAAAATGATAAACCGTAACTTCAATACAAAAACAAATACGCCCCAAAAATGCATGCTTTCAAGTTTTTGTGCAGCAAGATGTTGTTTGCTGTAGCCCCATTTTTTTTAACAACACCCGCAATCGCCCAAAATGGGTTTCATGGAACCTTCATTGAACAAAATGGGGCGGCAACATTGAAACTGAAGCCCATGGATTCGGAAATTCACGGACTCTTGATTTTAGCTGATGGCATGTATGCCGTAAAAGCCAAAAGTGACCAAAACATACTGGACGGGGTGGTTTTTACCGATACCGGAAATTTCAATTTTTCTGGCAAATCTTTTGAGGGCGGAATAAGCATTCAAGCACAAAACCTGAACTATATCTATTACAAGACTTCAAACGAACATGAGCTGGATTTGGTAGACCTGACCCCATATTTTAAAGAAGGTGCCCAACAAACCGAAGAACAGACTGCCGGCAACAAGAAAGAATACTCGAACAAGCAGCAACAACTTCACGACTACATAGCAGGGGGGCAATTGGCCATCTATCAACGTACCTCTTATCTGAATGATTCTAGGGCAAGCTCATTGACCTTCTATAATTTTTGCCATGATGGCAGATTCAGTTATAACCATGATGGCGGATTCAGTGTTGAAAGTGATTATGGCAATGCCCATGGGGCCTCAAAGGTAAAAAACCATGGTACTTGGACGATTGACATGGTTCAAGGAAAACCCGTAATTACCCTATTGTTCACCGATGGTCATAAAGTGGTGAATCCGATTGACGAAGCAGCACTCTACAAAGGAAAGTATAGGGTAGGCAACACAGAATACGCCTTTGCTCGCAACAAAGTTCAATGTCGGTGATCTTTATGTACAACAGCGATCGACCACTTTGCCCCGCCGTATTTTAGTGAAAAAAAATCTTTGCCAGTTTATAGTAGGTAATCGAGGTCATCAGTGACTTCAGTTTATGGGGATTGATCTATAATAATGATGGTTTCCAAACGTTATTGAACCATAAACCCCAAAAACAAAAAAAGTGAAAAAATTCCATGACTTTTTCAAAAAAGCAATGATATTTACCGCTATGGCTGCCATGGTCGTTGCCTGTAGCGATGATGCCGAAGATGTCCCCACCGATGTGTCGATTACAGAGGCAGAACTTAAAACCGTATTGGAAACAGATCAAGCGGCCGGTGCTGCTGACAATGTACTGGCAGAATTGTTCCAAGATAATGGCAATTCCAACAAAGGTACCGCTAAGAATGACGAGTGTTACAGTGCTGAATATACCGAGAATGGTTTTACCGCCACTTTTAACAATTGTGTGTTGAACGGTACCGATAATGTCAATGGAACCTTGACGGTAGCTTATATGGCAAGTGGAGAATCGGCAGGTTTCACGGCTACTTATACTGATTTTTATGTAGGAAACATCAAGGTCAACGGCACCAGAACCTTTGAAATCAATGGCAATGGCGAGGAAAGTGAATTGTCATTCGAAATAACCAGTAATATTACATTGGAAATGGAGGATGAAAGCATCATTTCTGAGAGTGGAACGAAAACAATGACCTTCACTTTTGGTGAAAATTTTGAAGATTTTGGCTTCACCTTGGCAGGAGAATGGACGGTTCAAGCCGATGGAAATACCTACATGGTCGAAACCGTGACTCCATTGGAAATTAGTTTTTCATGCGAATATTTAAGCAAAGGCAGCATGACCTTGGGCAAAAATGGCTTAGCGGTAACTGTCGATTTTGGCGATGGTACTTGTGATGACAAGGCAACCGTTATCTATCCCGACGGAACAGAAGAAGAGTTCACGCTGTAGTTTTATTGCGCTGTGCAAAACAAAAATGCCCCGTTTCGGGGCATTTTTTTATGCGTTTCACACCGGTGAATCATTGATTTAATTGGTCACTGATTGCAGCACAGTAACCTTTTTTACCGCTATCAGGTCAAAATGGCCTAAATCTATGTTCAAGACATCGTTTTGTGAAGATCCCTGTTGGGCCCGTAAATAGTATTCATCGCCTGACGAGGGATTATGATCGATATATGATATGGTATTGCTACTAGAACGATGTGATGTGGCATGCCGCTGATAGCCTGAGGCGCTACGAGCGACCACAGTGCCATTTTTCAACAACTCAAGTACGGGATTGATACGGGCATAAGTGCCGCTTTGAGGTTGGTCCATATAGGCCATGGCATCAATTTCAACATAGTCTGCGGTATCGTTGAAGGTAGCTCTATTTGAATTTATACTCCAACCTGTGTCCGTTCGCAAAGTCGTCAAGGTCAAAATGGTATTGGGTTGGTTTGAATCTCCTGAGACGCTTGCCTTTGCCATAAAAGACTGGTCAACATCTATAGTTGTTGAGCTGATGGTCGTCATGATATCAGTCTCGGTACCCGTCTCATCGGTATAGGTATAAGAGCCATTGCCGTTATCTTCCAAGGTGCTGGTAGCTTCAAGCGATACCCACGTGCTATTGCTGAAAACATAGATTTGCCCAGTATCAGTGGCATATGCAATGGCCCCTTCCTGGGCATTGGTAATGGCCGTTATATTCGCTAAATCGTCTGAGGGAATACCCATCACGGAATTTGCGTCTATTTGTGAATGGGCCATCATGCATACAAAAAGGAATAGGGTTAAAGAACAAATTGACTTTTTCATTTTATGTAGGGATTACTTGTAAACTTCTATATCAATCAATTCTGAGAGCGCATTTCCATCAACCAATTGTCCAGTAGGGAACCAATTGTTTAACGTATTCAAAGATAGGAGAATTTTGACGGAAAAGGCTTACGGTGCCAATTCACAAGTGATGTTATGCCCAAGCATGTGCCACTTTTTCAAGATGCAAGAATAACATTTCATCAGTGGAAGTGCTTGGCGAACCCACTTATGGCCATACGAAAATATGACCGCGCCCGTTCGGAAGAATTCTTATGTAAAATCATCAAAAAAAGTTAAACTCTTTGTGTTCGTCATGGCTGTTATGTACCTTAAGGAAAAGTAAATAAGGCGTATGAAAACACTTCATGTTTTGATGTCATCACTGTTTTTGGTGCTGATGGCAAGCTGTGCGACCACATCAAAGGTTTCAACGGAAGAAATGCAACAACTTGAGGATTTGGCGCAAAGCAGGGCTTTTAGATTCGAGGCAGAATGGGCGATGCCTTTGGTCACAAACAGTTTAAGCCAAATCAATAGTGCACTGTTGTTGCCGCCGGGAAGCACTGTCAATCAAATCAATCTTAACGGCAATAACAATTACATCAAGATTCAAGGTGATAGTGCCTCGGTCTATTTGCCCTATTTTGGTGAACGACAAATGGGTGGAAGCTATGCACCAAGAAACACGGGCATTCACTTTGAAGGAATCGTTGATGAGATGGAAATGGTCAAAAACGAGAAAAAAAATAGTTATGAGATCAGTTTTGACATGGAAGCCGAAGAAAGCGCCGAAGTGTATCAGGTTTATATATTGGTCTTCCCAAACTTGAGCGCGAACGTGAATATCAATAGCAACCAGCGCTTTCCGATCAGGTATAAGGGCAAGGTTTCAAAGTTTATGGAAGAAGAACTGTGATCTTTCACCGATAGCTTTGAGAAGTTGATGCAAGTCCTATATTCCATCTCTTCTATTTGCGGGAAATCCAATTCGACCATAGTGAACAGCATAAGGCCAAAAGGGCCAATGCTATGGTTAGGGAATTTATTAGGCCATTTTCAGGTAACCAGCCCGTGACTTTTTGTACAAGAAAGGCAATGTAACTCGATGGCAGATCGCGTTCACCCAATTTTTCAAGAATTTCATAGTGCCAGTCGGTCAAAAAACAATAACCCCAACCAAACCAGATGCCCAATAAAAACCATGACCCAAATGTGATCGACAAAGTGATCAGGTTCAGCCTGCGTGTCTTTGGGTGAAGCCACCCGAAAAGGTTGAACAGAATAAGTGCTGTGTGGAAAATGTAAAAAAAATAGTTGGCAAGGTGCAAGAACAAGTCTTTCATGTAGAATTGAAATCTCTTTTAAAAGTAAACAACAATCTATTAATGCGGTATATGCAAAAAGACCAAAAAATAAATGAAGTAATGTACAGTTACCATTCAAAGCTCATGGCCCAACGATGTTTAGATTTTTTCTTTTCCGATTTTCCCCTGCACTCTTCTTGAATCATTGTATTTTAGCCAGCAAACAACTACAATGAAGCGACCCTACTTTAGTATTGGCGTTATCTGTCTTACCCTAGCGGTTATTTCTATTTCATGTAAACAAAAAGTAAAGACCGAATCAGCGCCCCAGAAAGAAGAGACCCAAAAAACTATATCCAGTTTACCGATAGACCGACTTAATCTTCCCGAAGGCTTTAGAATTGAAATCTTTGCTGAAGGCATAGATGATGCACGGTCGATGGCATTGGGAGATAAAGGTACCCTTTTCGTGGGCACAAGAAGGGCCAACAAGCTCTATGCCTTGCAAGATACCGATGGCGACTACAGGGTTGACAAAACCATCGTGCTTGATACCGCCATGCAAATGCCCAATGGTGTCGCTTTTCGAAACGGATCCCTATACGTGGCTGAAGTGAACAGACTTTTAAAATATGATGACATAGAATCACAATTGGACAGCTTACCGGAACCCGAGGTTATTTACGATGATTACCCCACAGAATATCACCACGGTTGGAAATATATAGCCTTTGGCCCCGATGATAAATTATATGTACCGGTGGGTGCCCCTTGCAACATCTGTGACAGCACGGTTTCAGATAAACGATATGCGGCCATTACCCGAATGAATGCCGATGGCAGCAATCGTGAAATCTATGCCCATGGCGTTAGAAACACAGTAGGGTTCACTTGGCATCCTGAGACCCACGAGCTTTGGTTTACAGACAATGGCCGCGATATGATGGGTGATGATATACCCCCTTGCGAATTGAACCGTGCCAGTGAGATGGGGCAACATTTTGGTTATCCTTTTTGCCACGGTGATTCTATCAAAGACCCAGAATTTGGTGACCAAAGGCCCTGTTCAGAATTTGAACCACCCGCTCAGAATCTCGGTGCCCATGTGGCGCCCCTCGCAGTCAAGTTTTATAGAGGAGATATGTTTCCTGAGGAGTACAAAAAATATGCGTTCATTGCAGAACATGGTTCATGGAACCGTTCCAAAAAGGTAGGCTATAGAATTGCCTTGGTGGCGTTGCAAGGCAATGAGGCCGTATCGTACTCCACTTTTATCGATGGTTGGCTCGATGACGAAACACAAGAACAATTTGGCCGCCCCGTGGATATGCTATTTTTGAAAGATGGGTCCATGTTGATTTCAGATGATTATGGAGATGCCATTTATCGGGTCAGTTATGCGAACATGGCAGAGGGCAATGCCCAATAACTAAAATCCCATCAAAATATCAATACTGTGAAAATATATAGCAAGGTTGCCTTGATCATCAGTGTATTCTTGGCCATTGTGATCATCACCACTCTATCGTTCGGCCATACCCAAACAACAGGTCTTTGGGTAATATTGTTTTTTCTCAGTCTTGCGTTGGGTTTTCAAGGAGTCAAAAAATTAAGGGGCTTTTCGTTCACGATTTTGATATTTGCGGCAGTGGCAGCCTCACTGTTCTATCCAAACCTCTTTCTTCAAATAAGGGGCTTTAGTCTGAAAAAGTTGATTGTTCCCTTGTTGATCATCATCATGTTTGGTATGGGTACGGCAATGAGTCTCAAAGATTTTGTCGGGGTGGTGAAAATGCCCAAAGGGGTGCTCATCGGTATCATATGCCAGTTTACCATCATGCCCTTTATTGGCCTCGGATTGGCCTACCTTACCGGGTTGCCACCTGAAATTGCCGCAGGAATCATTTTGGTCGGATGTTCGCCCAGTGGCTTGGCCTCTAATGTGATGGCCTATATTTCCGGTGCCAATTTGGCCCTGTCATTGACGCTAACGGCCGTGGCCACATTATTGGCCCCCATTATGACCCCCTTTTTGATGAAACTATTGGCAGACCAGTTGGTACCCATAGATTTTTTGGGAATGCTTTGGAGCATCTTGAAGATTGTGATATTGCCGATCATTGCAGGGCTAATTTTCAACAGGTATGCCCATGGCCGTTTTTCTTGGTTAGACAAGGCCATGCCCAAAATCTCGATGGCTGGCATTGCCATTATCATCACCATCATTACCGCTGCGGGGCGAGATTCATTATTGCAAATCGGGTTGATGCTCATTGTGGCAGTGGTACTGCACAATACTGCTGGATATTTTCTGGGCTATTGGGGCAGCAGATTGACCGGGTTGGATGAAAAATCTGCCCGAACCGTGGCCTTTGAGGTGGGCATGCAAAATGCTGGGTTGGCATCTGGCATCGCTTTAGAAATGGGTAAGTTAGCGACCATGGGATTGGCCTCCGCGGTTTTCGGACCTTGGATGAACATATCGGGGTCGTCGTTGGCCACTTGGTGGAGGGACAAAAAGTAATCCCTAAGATCATCCAGTGAAATAATGTGGAACTTTTGGGTACTTTAAAAACACCAACTTAAAAGTATCACGGATTTTTTTTCCGTTAGAACGTCCAATTATCTCCAAAATCCGTAAAAGGTATAGACAAAATTTAGTTTTTTTGCCGCATGTTTCGAACTGTAACATCATATCTACTTGTCAAGCAGCTTTTTGTGTTATGTACGCTCATATCCTCCACAGCGGTTTTACGTGGGCAGAACCTGAACTATGAAGGCCCTTACAAGGCGGGCATTTACAAGGGAGATGCCAGCTTTGAATATAATTTGGTCGATGGTGATACCCTCTTGAACGGCAAGTTCACCATGCAACGATCAGATTTGGATTCCCTTTTGGAAGGGGCCGATTACGCCTTTTTCTTTGATGGGGCTTTTGAGAAGGGTTACCCTGAAGGGTTTTGGCGTTTTGAACTGGGCAAATACCGATCTGATGGCGAGACTAGGATAGTCGATGGGCAATATCGCGTAAACGTGAACGGTGTCAAGCGTGAAGCCTATGGGATCATAAGAAAGGGGAGACCTGATGGTCAATGGATTTTTATGGTCAACCAGATAAAAAACTCCGCTTTGGACAAAACCCGGTTCCGAAGTGTATTTTCTTTTGAGGATGGGGTGCCCCAAAAGAGTTTTCGCATAGAAAATGACAGCAGTACCTTGGTCGGTCGGTTCTTGCGAAACGGATTCGCCCATGATGTATGGACCCTCTATTCAAAAATGGATGCGAATACTTCAGAAAATTGGCATTTTATTGAGGGTCGCTTGGCAAAAATAGAGATGGAGACCGATGGTCAGGTCGAGACCATTGCGATTTACGATGGGGGGTCAGACCAGTCCAAGGCCGTCACTTTAGACGCACGCTTTATTGCGCTGGTACAACTACGGCTAAAACGAGAGAATAGTAATGGTTTTGTTGGAGGAATGTCTCGGTTGCTCAACGAGAATACAGAGAATTATCAACAAATAGATACTATTCTTTCCGAACTGGGCAAGTCATCTTTTGTGCCACAACTTAAAGTAACGGCACCATACTTTCCCCTAGACTCTTTGGAAACAGCCCGATTGGATTCCATAGTGAACTGGTTCAAAAAATCAGAGGCGATCACTCGGTCATTGCTGAACGATCCGCAGTTGAACATTTTGAAACGTTCTGACGATGAAGTTGACTTTAAGTATGAGGTGGTCAAGACGATTTCTGAAGAGTTTCTGATGCCATTGAAACAATTGGTTGAATATCGCAGGCAAGGTGTTCTTGAGTTTGCAGCCCGCGATGAATTGCTGGCGGGGTTGTGGCCTGTAGGAAAACCTTCGGCGACCATTGAGGTTGAAATAAATACGACTGGTGAAAAACGAACCTACACGGGGCCAGAAGGCACAGATCTTGATTTCGATGATTACAAGGGGTTGGAATCTGTTCATAAGCTTGCCCAGTACGCTTATCTGAGTCTAGAGTCCATAGCGAGCACACTTAAAGATAAATTGGCCAATGAAAAGCGGCAACAAACCTTTATCGCTTTGGAAAAGCAGATGATCGCCCAGGCCGATTCATTGGGCAAACAAGTTGATTCAGTACAGGATAAGATTGCCAAACCGTCATCAGAAGCATTGGTCGCCATTAAAAAACGTGCTGAAGATGAATTGGC is a window from the Muricauda sp. SCSIO 65647 genome containing:
- a CDS encoding sensor histidine kinase encodes the protein MWKHLAIATVGFLLGISLHGFLSFNTDEILLEHYLSGVLGILIGYAIFYSNSFLNRLWPWRKHPGLRLFVGLIFDLLLSFFLVFLSIWLYMAIMKSPMGTFDFQKLLIKIGILLFCVSLVYNIFYFAFYSYNHYAAGQLMELKLERRQAELQLTTLKSQLSPHFLFNSINSLSSLFQKDVVKAELFIRALAKSYDYVLKNHRASLVTVGDELQFVEAYAQLMKTRFAEGFELQVDLSESVRKSKIPPLTLQILVENALKHNVMDSNHSLSVKIDADKNHIQVKNNKTRPKQQLRSTKIGLKNIASRYRLLNQNGIEVFDKEHFTVKLPILI
- a CDS encoding histidine kinase, with the protein product MRRLFIHHPLFRLLSPLFSGTLVYLLILLIHNNIEQLRETFLGQELYVCIGLAYLIQELVRLSLLLFKKMNAVKSFLLRAAIQILVSVGATIFLVSTAMFLYFKLVLLYTPNLMELYVFNALFSCIALVYVVLYFGHYFLYRINTEKLKKEVDAKNQIEEDFIRFKKGINPDLLFESLEAMLVLMKKEPNRAEQLSDHFSAVYRYILSRGNIELVPFTEELKILDELVALLNHLPHRKIVLKKTVSSENWVVPASFLTLTEHIVRSNIPSENGRLELAIAEDENDILLKYRPEERLQMTLSEEHFADIERSYSFYTDSKVRLHHVDQIKTIALPKLNYHESSHH
- a CDS encoding LytR/AlgR family response regulator transcription factor, encoding MKVAIIEDEPLAAEKLQRYLQKFNEEIEVLCTLDSLKSAIPWVAKNKNEVDLFFMDVQLSDGLSFEIFSHEEIDKPVIFTTAFDEFAVDAFKVNSIDYLLKPITFTDLSKALKKLKRLQQQFSRPQEVAATIEKLSNKSYKDRFLVSIGNHIRSIPVNDIIAFQAEGRDVSLFTSEGKEYLIEYKLEALKELLDPKHFFRVNRSFIVALNAINDVTVYSNRRLKLILKHRMDGEIVVSREKVGDFKKWFAGG
- a CDS encoding N-acyl-D-amino-acid deacylase family protein, whose protein sequence is MRMTAILAVFVLLASCQPEVQYDIVLKNGIIYDGNGGSPFSADIGINGDTIATIAETGALSGTEVVDVNGLAVAPGFINMLSWANVSLLEDGRSQSDIRQGVTLEVMGEGRSMGPLSADMKQEMLNNQGDIKFDVPWMTLGEYLQYLEDKGVSTNVTSFVGNGTLRRHVIGYENRPATAEELEKMKQLTAQAMEEGAVGISSSLLYAPSMYASTEELIELAKVSGEHNGMYISHIRNEGDQLLESLDELIHIGKEADVRAEVYHLKASAKHNWNKLDVAIEKIDSARNAGLDITADIYTYNASSTGLHVQLPDWAREGGIAAMLERLADPANRKKAIGELEFRNAPETILLVGFRTGKLRKYIGKYLPEVAQELGKSVEETLVDLIVEDGSRIQVVYFSMSEDNIKKKLAQPWVSICSDAGSYTNEGVFVKQSTHPRAYGSFIRVLGKFARDEGVISLEEGIRRMTSLPAENLKLIDRGRLAEGYFADIVVFDPKKVNDKATFTDPHQYAEGVVHVFVNGGHVLKDGEHTGATPGRFVKGPGYIEKKNDKP
- a CDS encoding DUF4251 domain-containing protein, translated to MKTLHVLMSSLFLVLMASCATTSKVSTEEMQQLEDLAQSRAFRFEAEWAMPLVTNSLSQINSALLLPPGSTVNQINLNGNNNYIKIQGDSASVYLPYFGERQMGGSYAPRNTGIHFEGIVDEMEMVKNEKKNSYEISFDMEAEESAEVYQVYILVFPNLSANVNINSNQRFPIRYKGKVSKFMEEEL
- a CDS encoding DUF2784 family protein; this encodes MKDLFLHLANYFFYIFHTALILFNLFGWLHPKTRRLNLITLSITFGSWFLLGIWFGWGYCFLTDWHYEILEKLGERDLPSSYIAFLVQKVTGWLPENGLINSLTIALALLALCCSLWSNWISRK